Within Rhododendron vialii isolate Sample 1 chromosome 12a, ASM3025357v1, the genomic segment CAAACAACATACAAGGGAGAGTCCCTACGTcccaacaccaaaacagaaccTGCCTAAACAAGTACAACTTAAACAAACATACAAAGACTAGTCAAACTAGCTAGCTAGGCACAAGAAAGTACAATTGATGAGGGAATAATATGCCAAGCCAAACAAAACAGCCCGCCTATTCTCATCTGACTTCTTCTCACATGACGCCAGGAAAAGATGCAAGCTCTCAATTACGTGGtccgttctgctaaggttttaattttttatgctttgtttggtttgctttttgaaagaaaaaaaaattcaactcaaaaaatacttattacctctactttcaattattactcttatttctctttccacttattatcccgatctccaattattattctcattctccctctatctctctccactcattacctcaatctccaattattactctaatttctctcttcactcggtactccaaaaatcaaactcaaaaattctcaaatatccatccaaacacagcattaagtacttattttttattttacgagacatgtcatttttcacaatacatcacatttaattcaaaaataagtacttgtttgaaAAAACGGGACTGTAGGTGACTTTAGCAATGAGATCTGAGGAACTGAGAGTTTGTATTTGAAAAATCCTCCTATTACGTTCCAGAGACTGTTCGGTTTGTGGCCAAGGCTAAGTGGTTTTTGGTGAACTGGCCTCAGCTCAACCGGTTCAGCTTTGCCCGGCCTTTGCCTTGGCCATCCGAGATTCACTTGACCTTCCGCGAGCCAACTGGCCGCCTTTGGTTCTTGGCCACCCAGTCGTGCTTCTGGATCAAGTCCGGCCTTGACCACTCGGCCCAGGCCACACCCGACTTCTTGGGCACCCGGCTTTGACATGCTCGGGTTCAAGCAACCGGATTTGGTACACCCGTGCTCGGGCAACCAGTCCTGGCCGCATCCGGCCTCGGCTACTTGGTTTTGGGCACACCCAATTTTAGGCAGAAATTCTTGCCCTCTACTCATTTTATAACAAGTTGGTAAAATTTGTGAGTCAATGATAGACAAACATCTACTTAACTAGACTATTTACttcttaataaaatcttttttttttttttgaaaggttaataaaatctaagtCAAACAAGAATTGGGCATTTCTTTATGGGTGCCTTTCTTTATACGTATTATTATTATGGTGTGACATCATGGGTTacgcatgcatatatatatatatatatatatatatatatatatatatatatatatatatatatatatatatatatatatatattctcctAGAAGCCGTCCCCCCCAAGTCTTATACACCTATATATAAACAATCACAATCTTAAGTTTCTCTcaatccaaatcaaaagaatCCTACATTCATAGTTCTACTTTTGGCCATGGCCAGTGTAAGGCTTATAGGAGGGCGTGCAAGCCCATTTGTGAACCGGGTTCAAATTGCTCTCAACTTAAAATCGATTGACTATGAGTTCTTGCAAGAGAAATTTGGTTCCAAAAGCGAGCTTCTCCTCAAATCGAACCCGATTCACAAAAAAATACCGGTTCTTATTCACGAAGACAGAGCTATTTGCGAGTCCCTCATCATTGTTCAGTACATCGACgagacatggacgtcaggacCTTCTATTTTGCCTTCTGATTCCTATGATCGTGCTACTGCACAATTCTGGGCGGCCTATATTGACGAGAAGGTAtggtttttttcaatttgaCTAAATGTGCTTAAAAGGGTAGAGAAAGAAACAATTCTCATACGTAAAGGATTCAAATGACAGTTTTTTTGTATGATGAAGCATTATCGATTGGAGAGTTGGACTAAAATCTTAttatgagaataaattatatacactggcggtataaatatttattttttccaaatcaattacattgcgacACAtcgtcaaaacagtggtcccaaaaCAGTTTAGTAGTAACGAAACTGTTATTTGGGCCCAAAATCTGCCTAAAAATATTGAGTCCTGTTTCTACTTGTCACCAGGCTAATGCAGTGATTCATTTCAGTAGCCTCCACTAAGTAAGTAGTTGACTTTCGAACACGTTCCTTTTCAAATTGTTGCAGTGTACACCAAACTTGAGGGCTCTTCGAGCGGcgaaaggagaagaagagaaatcGGAAGCGTCAAATCGGCTTTTCGAAATGTGGATCTTGTTAGAAGAAGTTCTTGTCAAGCGCAGTGAAGGGGGAAAAGGCTTCTTTGGTGGCGACAAAATCGGGTACGTTGACATAGCACTTGGGTGTTCCTTGGGGTGGCTGAAGGCGATGGAGAAGCTATTGGGTGTGAAGCTGCTCAACGCTGAAAAGACGCCGGAGCTAGTGCGGTGGGCCGAGAGGTTCTGTGCAGATGATGCAGTGAAGGGTGTTATTCCAGAAACTGAGGAGCTTTTAGAATTCTCCAAGAATTTTATACCAAAAGTCTTAGTCTCCTAATCGACATGGTTGAAATTTCGGTCACTTGGAAAGTCTGGAATATAGGAAGCTTTTTATTGTGACAGATGAACTTCTTCGTTCTTTTGGTGTTTTCAATTTCGTTCTACGTACTATGAATGAAAGCATTGAAGTACGAGTCGAGTATAATTATTAATACTCCGTAACTGCGCCAAAAATAGCGGGGAGGCTTAATTATCCATCCTCAAATATCATCAAACTTAAGTATTCATCCTCCatattttgaacagttatgatttcatccttgttttttttttataccaaaagtgcccctaatatatatatatatatatatatatatatatatatatatataccagaaAATGAGACCAAAACATAATCTTTCCCATCCCATCCCACGATTTCCGTTCAATCTCTAAAATTATGGATCCCAAAAATTCGGGTGGGATTATATATAagtaagcatctctctctctctctctctccaaagtccTCCATTCGTCCTCCATAAACAGCCGCCGCCATTCACACGTCCTCCGATGGGCGGCGATCTACTCATCGTCCGATGTCTTCCGCTCTATCACCGCCAtttccctcctccctctcgtCGATCAATCATCCTCCGTTGTCATCAATGAAGCCGACACTATTGCTGCCGtttccctcctccctctcgtCGATCAATCATCCTCCGTCGTCATCAATGAAGCCGACAGAAATCTTCCTTCGGTACCGTTGCTGTCGACCGATTCCCTCCTCCCTTTCGCCAATCAATCATCTTCTATCGTCAATGAAGTTTAACGGAGAAGTGGGCGTTATCGTTGTCGCCGGAGCAAATCTTCAAGATGtagtgatttgaagtttttttttgtttatatggttTGGGTATTCATGGTTTATTAACCATGAATCGGCGATtgaatattcatgttttttttcttgtcttgtttgttgattttttatatttatggCTTGTTTGGGTATTCTTACCATGATTATTAATGAAGGTTTCCATGACAATACACAGATTGaatggttttttgtttatttgaaccatttaccatgaaatatttgttcgaatcatgggATATTAATCGTGTTCACGTagtaatcgtcatggtaatttaaccatgtaatgtcatggtaatttaaccatgtaacggttagaatatgtcatgttatatatttttttacggtaatttagccatgttccatgtaataagatcaatgaaaaatatgactttctgttatctggttggccaactcgaagaatgaagaaaaaatacaaatatgtggtcaacttatcgtgttatattcctaaaaataagtaatcaatcatattgaatttataggaaaataatccaatccaatcccactaaattgggaaaacaatcaaatccaatcccactaaattaggaaagcaatataacattgaattaggaaaataatccaatccaatcccactaaattagaaaagcaatataacataatatatgtatatcatagtgaaaagggtaagaaatgtaattcacacactaaaaggatgaaaacataagtatgaaaaaaggacgggatgaattcttacatgacatgaataaagaggatgaatatttaaatattcaaaaataGCGTTTACCGGAGGTAACAAAAGCGTAGGTAAAGAGTGTTGTTACCGGCGGTAATAAAAAACTGCCGCAAAAGGTAATTATTAATGGCGGTAATGTGGAAAACTGCCGCTAATAATGGCGGTATATAAttcaaatattattattttgtcatt encodes:
- the LOC131310965 gene encoding glutathione S-transferase U17-like; this translates as MASVRLIGGRASPFVNRVQIALNLKSIDYEFLQEKFGSKSELLLKSNPIHKKIPVLIHEDRAICESLIIVQYIDETWTSGPSILPSDSYDRATAQFWAAYIDEKCTPNLRALRAAKGEEEKSEASNRLFEMWILLEEVLVKRSEGGKGFFGGDKIGYVDIALGCSLGWLKAMEKLLGVKLLNAEKTPELVRWAERFCADDAVKGVIPETEELLEFSKNFIPKVLVS